In Amphiura filiformis chromosome 1, Afil_fr2py, whole genome shotgun sequence, the following are encoded in one genomic region:
- the LOC140150216 gene encoding LOW QUALITY PROTEIN: uncharacterized protein (The sequence of the model RefSeq protein was modified relative to this genomic sequence to represent the inferred CDS: deleted 1 base in 1 codon): MEEKRRKSTDSGTYRIRPAHVSTKGIGNGMPVRNSNSVTSRNGPTSLANAQTGREVRNGVHVTDGSACRSKDASTVSKSVKSGKSTSGSGKSGGSANAAVWQAGGRTSSQESSSSRPATPKHVSREITVNSVKRKEKRTMSPSSMSSGSDDYMQRNSRQSSLRKKSSKDKTSTTTQSRPSPETTPVLGRSSARGSPSQTRVQKSSCEKAGQMNKTSPKHSGTKSSATIRRPTVQRTLSGSLPGSSATIGHCKAGGTNTPQVHAIKKSKSVGNIVSASMLSRDGRRTPCSTPSGTPKRNPGGGLKTICVEITMERRKSLDRNSLSSNASGGERPLSASRQSSRTSNCESAPTKAKQKTDSLERAKQNTDSLERAKQKMDTLERRKRSESLDRRVSSAPATMTRTNPANTASGGVRPKAGILRNPSPKSERHLMHKSTGALRDFDSLTRSHARARSVDPAVRIVKTMSVRESSPSPKLVHNGARVKRSQSMERHNSRESRDSCDSYVSKQKQAWEEKSTTTVITTVTEITRVRAKKKDSKATNNRKSALISQRHELFANKEDKGTSTTKSPTKSPTKSPTKSVSKSPTKSLTKSPTKSPTKVVTKPPLDTSVTSAKPPIGKPVLSPIRTSVPNPPPQPSPQQLSPPPPPPPPPPPQQQQQQQQQPKGVISPQRALSPERVRSPEKPSLPEKPPGLRQTFKSRLAAREKAAHAAQKSGNLSDDESYSKSNVVAKRDPTSTRNARPQSCFELLSKPRPPKPPPPPRRDLPPKEQTRITPTVTIPATKKQNQYPDVPFMDDADDDVFKNDLLIQEDRYNARTLESNRPLRPTVLQENVLKYPTQSNIISRYDEVDSAQNTSPTKENDVFHLSEKSTPLIDSDSQEKWALINRDLNTTLNARKSEIIVDNKELEGKYERTSGTSTFEVKKSVEATNNNLVTSGDSDWDRKCGNHMMGQEVQKDGHYYLRVVNGEHARIEGLSHAVEKDLEADIPEDASGKVRAAIGKASLLTSKKFKQFRGLCEQNLTQSGDEAFCTTVTDLAGFWDMVMLQVEDVNQMFAEIAELKRNGWKSPVIVRSKHKQQLAGLEIMACMSSLLLANCAGGDCITVGTDHCTGDTGQWLSAEETQRLHVGSGRKRTTSSSTVTPPPSPSPNSVTTPLKWSTAAPQPDPKAKAEREKKAAKARQAREEARRRLIAAKRAARQRAKSVDKQENDTTTVEIFVPESS, translated from the exons ATGGAGGAAAAACGTAGAAAAAGCACAGACTCTGGCACATATAGGATTCGACCTGCACATGTGTCAACCAAAGGCATTGGTAATGGTATGCCGGTGAGAAATAGTAATAGTGTAACTTCCAGGAATGGACCCACATCATTAGCAAATGCACAGACTGGAAGGGAAGTTCGAAATGGTGTTCATGTTACTGACGGAAGTGCCTGTAGATCCAAGGATGCATCAACTGTATCCAAATCAGTTAAAAGTGGGAAATCCACCAGTGGGTCTGGTAAATCGGGTGGTTCAGCCAATGCAGCAGTGTGGCAAGCAGGTGGGCGTACCTCCAGTCAGGAGTCGTCATCTTCCCGTCCAGCCACTCCAAAACATGTTAGTAGGGAAATAACAGTAAACTCTGTAAAGAGGAAAGAGAAACGGACTATGAGCCCAAGTTCCATGAGTTCTGGCAGTGATGATTACATGCAGCGAAACTCAAGACAATCATCATTACGAAAGAAGTCTTCCAAAGACAAAACTTCGACAACAACGCAAAGCAGACCGAGTCCAGAAACTACACCGGTGCTAGGGAGGAGCAGCGCAAGAGGTAGCCCTTCACAAACTAGGGTACAGAAGTCTTCCTGTGAAAAAGCGGGCCAAATGAACAAGACATCGCCTAAACATTCAGGGACAAAATCTAGTGCAACTATTAGAAGGCCAACTGTACAAAGAACATTATCAGGGTCATTACCAGGGTCATCAGCTACCATTGGACATTGTAAAGCTGGTGGTACCAATACACCACAGGTTCATGCTATTAAGAAATCAAAAAGTGTAGGAAATATAGTGTCAGCTAGCATGTTAAGTAGAGATGGCAGAAGGACGCCATGTTCTACTCCATCTGGTACGCCAAAGCGTAATCCAGGTGGCGGACTGAAAActatttgtgtagaaattactatGGAAAGAAGAAAATCCCTGGATAGAAACTCACTTTCATCCAATGCATCAGGTGGAGAAAGACCACTTAGTGCTAGTAGGCAATCATCAAGAACTTCTAATTGTGAGAGTGCTCCAACTAAAGCAAAGCAAAAGACAGATTCTCTAGAAAGAGCAAAGCAAAACACAGATTCTCTAGAAAGAGCAAAACAAAAGATGGATACGTTAGAAAGAAGGAAAAGGAGTGAGTCATTAGATAGGAGAGTGTCCAGTGCACCTGCTACAATGACAAGAACAAATCCTGCAAATACAGCTAGTGGAGGAGTAAGACCAAAAGCGGGTATACTCAGAAATCCAAGTCCTAAATCTGAAAGGCATCTCATGCACAAATCCACTGGAGCATTAAGAGATTTTGATTCTTTGACACGATCACATGCAAGGGCACGAAGTGTTGACCCAGCTGTCAGAATCGTAAAAACAATGTCTGTGAGGGAGTCTAGTCCCTCACCAAAACTGGTGCATAACGGTGCTAGAGTTAAGCGCAGTCAGAGCATGGAACGTCACAATAGTAGGGAGAGTAGAGATAGTTGTGATAGTTACGTATCCAAACAGAAGCAGGCTTGGGAGGAGAAGTCTACAACTACAGTAATAACAACTGTTACAGAGATTACTAGGGTTCGTGCCAAGAAAAAGGATTCAAAAGCAACCAATAACCGTAAATCAGCATTGATCTCCCAACGccatgaattatttgcaaataaAGAGGACAAGGGTACATCTACAACAAAGTCCCCAACAAAATCGCCAACCAAGTCCCCAACAAAATCTGTAAGCAAGTCCCCGACAAAGTCCCTCACCAAGTCGCCTACAAAATCCCCTACCAAAGTGGTTACCAAACCCCCATTGGACACGTCTGTAACTAGTGCTAAGCCACCTATTGGTAAGCCGGTGCTATCACCCATTCGTACATCTGTCCCTAATCCACCACCACAGCCATCACCACAACAGCTGTCGCCAccgccgccaccaccaccaccaccaccaccacaacaacaacaacagcaacagcaacaaccaAAAGGGGTGATCTCACCACAGAGGGCCCTTTCTCCAGAAAGAGTTCGCTCACCTGAAAAACCCAGCTTGCCTGAAAAACCACCTGGTTTGCGACAGACTTTTAAGTCCAGACTTGCTGCCAGAGAAAAGGCAGCACATGCAGCGCAAAAGTCTGGTAATCTGTCTGATGATGAGTCCTATAGTAAATCAAATGTTGTTGCCAAAAGAGATCCAACTAGCACTCGTAATGCTCGGCCACAATCATGTTTTGAACTGTTGTCAAAACCACGGCCTCCTAAACCTCCTCCACCACCCAGACGAGATTTGCCTCCCAAGGAGCAGACTCGGATAACACCTACTGTAACAATCCCtgctacaaagaaacaaaaccaatatcCAGATGTGCCATTTATGGATGATGCAGATGATGATGTGTTTAAAAATGATTTACTTATCCAAGAGGATAGATACAATGCACGTACACTGGAATCTAAT AGGCCCTTACGGCCAACAGTATTGCAAGAAAATGTATTGAAATACCCAACTCAATccaatatcattagtagatacgATGAGGTGGATTCTGCACAGAACACCTCACCAACTAAAGAAAATGATGTGTTCCACCTGTCAGAGAAATCAACACCATTGATTGATTCTGATTCACAAGAGAAATGGGCACTGATAAACAGAGATTTAAACACTACCCTGAATGCCAGGAAATCAGAAATCATTGTGGACAATAAGGAATTAGAAGGCAAATATGAAAGAACTTCTGGTACATCAACTTTTGAGGTGAAAAAGTCGGTGGAAGCCACAAATAATAACCTTGTGACAAGTGGAGATAGTGACTGGGATCGTAAGTGTGGGAATCATATGATGGGTCAGGAGGTGCAGAAAGATGGACATTATTACCTAAGGGTGGTCAATGGAGAGCATGCAAGGATTGAAGGATTAAGCCATGCAGTTGAGAAGGATTTAGAAGCTGACATCCCTGAAGATG CTTCTGGTAAGGTGCGTGCAGCAATAGGTAAAGCCAGCCTACTCACCAGCAAGAAGTTCAAGCAATTCAGAGGACTTTGTGAGCAAAATTTA ACTCAATCAGGTGATGAAGCATTCTGTACCACTGTTACTGACCTTGCCGGCTTCTGGGATATGGTTATGCTCCAAGTAGAGGATGTCAATCAAATGTTTGCAGAAATTGCTGAGCTGAAAAGAAATGGATGGAAATCGCCAGTTATTGTACGATCCAAACATAAG CAACAGCTAGCCGGTCTGGAAATCATGGCTTGTATGTCCAGTCTGCTGCTCGCCAATTGTGCTGGTGGCGATTGCATCACAGTTGGGACTGACCATTGTACAGGAGATACCGGGCAATGGCTGTCTGCTGAAGAAACTCAACGGCTCCATGTG GGCTCTGGACGAAAACGTACCACATCTTCTTCCACAGTGACACCGCCTCCATCTCCATCACCCAACTCTGTCACGACACCCCTCAAATGGTCTACAGCTGCACCACAACCTGATCCAAAAGCAAAGGCTGAGAGGGAGAAGAAAGCGGCCAAAGCTCGCCAAGCCAGAGAGGAAGCCAGAAGACGACTGATAGCAGCAAAGAGGGCAGCTAGGCAGAGAGCTAAGAGTGTGGATAAACAAGAGAATGATACCACAACTGTGGAGATATTTGTCCCAGAATCATCTTGA